AAGGGGAGGAATGGTCTTCTGGATATTgacaacataattttgaaaagcCCGCATAAGCGGTTACACACGCTTCCTGAAGGAACTACTTCGAGTACCTGGATAAGAAGTAGCCTGAACATTGTGTAAAGTCAACTGCCAAGTTTAATATCAGTTCCGCCATTTGAAGAAGTAACAAATATACACATTCACAATATTAGCGTGACAATACATGAAATAAGCTGCAAATTGGCTTGACAAAGGTACCTAGCATCTCTGACCTTCAAACATGACGATACAACTCCAAAAAAGGTCGCATTCAGTGATGCGATAACATCTTGCTAAAGAAGGTAAAATATCACCCATTCACGTTACAAAAGATACGCAGAACGTACAAAATAAATGTCAGTAATGAAATATCAACATAGTATGAAACACCTAATTCCTTCAACACTTAGCATAAATTACAGAAGTTGGCCTCATTCGGACTGGTTCCGTCCCTTGAATTCATTTAATAGGATTGATAGTCGTTTATTGCTTTTATTGacacaatacaaaataattaaagacaATGTCATAGGAAAGTTTGTTTTGTAGAAGTCTGTTctaaataacatcaaaatacacacatataggtagaaattattttgaatgttttgttttaatttcgttttgtattcatatatgtattttgaattATAAGCTGTTAATTTCTACAAGGAAAATCCCCACAATATTTATCAGCGGCCAGGAATTAACCAATGGACCACATgcacaattaaattaataatggtTGTGTTGCTAAGCTATCAAAAGCACCATGTGTTAATTTATTTCTCGCATTGACATAAAGATACCATAATGTGCACACAATGGCAGATGGTCGAATATCatttaaagaaacataaaataccTATGAAAACATGCACTTTAATTGATATGGAATAAAGAAAAACtgcagatttcaataaaatatctatctGTTCATTTGCTTACCAGAGATAGAAAGGTTATTGAAATCTAACATTAGTCATGCTAATTTGATACTTAAGTCTTAAGCACAGATTTGCAAGTTGATTAGATTAATTTCAACTAGTGCTTAATTAAGTACTTATGAGTCAATACTTTTTAAATGATGTAAAGTCTAATAAGATTCTGAAAGTAAGTCTGCGTGTGTGTTCTTTCATGATAAAATGATTGGGTGATAATAGGTAGCACCCGGGAGATGGACTTGGCTACTTTTATCCCGGTGATGGAAATGGGTCCCTCTAGACATAAGTGAAACTGCAGGGCAGAACATAACTACTAGCAGATTCTTTACATTCTATAGAATTATAAACATATAAAGAATATAACATTTTAAGATCACTCAGATAATAACCATTGTAGTTATTGTGCTGTACAAAGTCCAAGCTATATTTGTCCCGACAAGGGTCAGTTATAACAATTGAAATAACTACCATTCTGCAATTTAGTTATTTGTGCAACACTCCCCGGTATGTATGTTATTGCaatgtcttatttatttatggttttgaTTAATATACAAGACTATTGCTAGATGTTAATAATTAAACTACCTATACTCCATTTGGGTAAGCACTtcactaaatataaaaaatcttgacAGAACtctttacaaaaatacatattaaattaatatagtatggcttaaaataatgattcaattgatCAAGTCATTTAAACAATGTTATTACGATAAAACGAAAATGCACAAAACATTTTCATACTACCTCACAGGCttagatattttaatacatacagCCAATAATAGTATGATACATAATACCCAAGTCTATATTTAAATTGGCacatatatacataattattgatATGTTGGCATGTAAGGTGAATGAACTTTAATTGATACAAATCTATTCTATTTGAAAACTACATAGAATGATCTAGAACTTCAATAGTTAAAGGTAAGGTTGGATCTAGGAAGTAGTCAAGGTTGACAAAAGCATTATACTGTCTCTTTACTCGTGGTCAAGTGATCAGGAAATCTATTATGTTtagtattgttttttattgtttagaaaaatgcagaaaaaaacagttacaatcaggtttgttattttctttgcagtattgtgtaataaaaaatatcatgaaaATAGCTTACAATACAGTTCagaatatgtaaaaaaacaacATCTCTTTAACTTAAAAAGTACAGTTTTAAAATGTCAAAGAGAAAGTCAGTTATATCGTGAGTGAGGTCAAAGAATTCTGAATTATATAGGCTGAATATATCAATTGCTTGTgatcaaataaaaagaaataagttcCATAGATTGAGAAATTGCAACTGCGCACataatttttgcaattgcacaatattaatacatataatgTAAGAAATAAATGTAGAAGTATGAAGAATGATATCAAAATGCTGTTTGTACGCTTTATAAtagagaataaaattaaatacacaaGATGAATTGTTAATAACGTCCATCCATGTATTGTTATGTTGTGCGAGTAAAGTGAAAAGTTGTGAAGAAAGtgtttaagttataaaataactacattataaattgaaaaattaatctAAAACAAAGACTGATCTTAAAAGCATTGTGATCGTGTGGCTCAGTGaacttattgttttaattttaacatgatATTAAGTATAAACAGGAATATTATGACTAACAATGAAGCTTATCATTGAAGAAGCAACTTCAATATAACTATGTCtaaagtacctacttcaaaTTATAATGAGGTAGGAAAATTTGGAAAATATCAACATGTTTGACTTCAAAATAGTTTACGAAACATCAAACAGTGAGGCGACCTACTTCAACTCTATGATTACTAACATTCTACAAAGAAATACCTAAGAATAAAGTGTACGAGTGTCACGGCCAAGGCgaacattattaaattaacgaCCCGATGTTTATACATCGAGCGTCTTCGAGAAACATGTGCGAATCACTTGGGCCGACATTCCTAGGATAAGTTAGCTCAGGACGCAAACATGGAATCTGGGCATGTGGCCAACGTAAgagttaaaaagaaaataaaaaaattacctctTTTTCTGGTCTTGATCCGTTGACCCGATAATACTGGTTTTTCTACCTTCTGACTCATACAATATATTGCTGAAAAGAAAAACACGTGGCAATTAATAAAGGTCCATTCCGTTATAAGGTCATCGCCCGCCGTGCGCCACGCAACCCCGGGCAGGCTCGACCCTTCGTCCTACTATTATGGCGTCCAAACGCGTTCCACTTACTTACTTCTAATATATCGGGACTCCTGAACTAAGTTCAAAAGGAATATTCCACAACCTGATAGCGAGATCACCTGGCTATGACTCAGCAAGGACTCCAAGGAGTTTAGATTCGAGATTCCTTATATCGAACAATGCAACGACGCGCTCTAAAGTAGCAAGTATATGGCACTGATACTTACGTAGTGACAGGTTATGTAGGAGCCTTTTACTCCTTTTGCGAGTTCTCTAGGACTGCGCCTGTTCAGAAAAGAAAGAAACGCTGCGACGATCTCTATTCCCTTGTGCTAGAGACAACGTGTATGGACTATGGAGTCGCCGGATGTCCGGTGAGGTCGCGACGATCGATTCAAATCTGACTGAGCGTTTTCCTCTCTAGTTTATCTAGATCAAGTCTTTGAAGCTaaacgataaaaaatatttctcaaatttacttatatttaggtaaaatatcaGAAGTAAGCACGTAGTACGCTCCTAGGAGACAGAAATGCTTCAAtagttgaaacaataaaaatttacaATATTGATATATATCAGCACAAtctaaagtttaataaaaataaaaatattttaaaagacgaCACAATAAATTTGATGAATTTTGTAtcactttattaaaaaatcacAATTTGAATGGAAAGTATTTGACTAAAAATGgcagaaaaaacaaaacaccataGACATTTTTGTTCATAAACATCTGTGTGACCTACCAGGCATAGGAATTTTCCTGAACTGACTTGTCcagaaaaataagttttatgtggaaaagctattttattttcaataaaagttacctctacaatatttaataaaatattgattgtaaatttaaatatattttctacaaaataaCGGACGAATGAAAATGGACTGATACACTGTTATCGCTAGTAGAGTTTAGATCTTTTGCTTTGCAAAGAAAAACACGAATAGTGACCAGTAAAAGTAAAAGGACATAGAAATATTCTATGATTTTGTATTGATCCTTTATTACATTATTGATTGACcttctttttcatttatctgAATCTGCCGtacttttaattttactatGTTATCTGTATTACTGCTGCCAGCTGCCATCAGCTGTCAATGCTGTGAcagcttatttttttaaggttataaaaataataaaataaatctatttagtGTCTAGctttttacttaaataagtttttagaTGGAAGTATAATAGATCCTCTAAATAAGGAAGTGGTGAAACTGTCAAGAAATAAAACAGAAGCCGTACGATGGCGAATTCTCTAATAACCAAGGTACGTTCATGTTCAAATATTCCCGAATTCTTTCCTTTTAAACAACTTCCAGGATTATTACAACAACTAGATTAGATAGCCCTAGATTTCTACTCGTCTAACAAAAAATGATAcctgaattattttatatatgaagtaaaatgtaagtaacaattacatatttcataaattcatattttcagATGGGTGCCTTGCGCATGGGCCCTGCGATATTCACACAACCGTGCCGCACCACCACAAGCAAGCATTTCAACCCTAAATTCAAGAAGATGAGAGCTGAGAAGTACCTTAAGGTAGACTTGCCCGATCCCAATGAAGATATCGGCAATTTGAGTCCACAAAAAATAAGGCAGAAGATGAAGGAAAGAGGTTTATTGCCACCAAGGCCGTGGATGGAGCGGCCTTTCTATATTTCGGCTACAGGTTTGTGTGAATTTGATGATCCTCTTAGTCGATTGTCAGTCACAGCAATTGTTCTCAAGAAGATCAGCCAGTTGCACTGGACATATTATAGTTCACAAGCATTTATGCAGACCCAGATGCACTGTCTGTTCCTTCACTATCATAGCTCTGTAATGTGATCTTAGAATTGCTATGTTTTTGGAATGTTGATTCTTTTGTTCCCTTTTAACAATATTGATtatagtttgttttttaatctcgtagactaaactgacattacgagtgtggtcagtttattgcaaattcttaaatagtaatgtggcacgaccgaaacttagcgttaataaaatcaagtatcttttttttacaataagtcatcctgaaataatgggcttattcttgatgattacgcatggcgttgcgtggtcagatatccctggcagtttgtagcatgtcgtgcagccgtgtgtacgtacgtgaattgtaaatataaaactttgaatgaatattaaattcgtctattatagataaaaagttacgattcaacaaaccggtatcgtaagtataacactgcaaaaaaaaagctagcaacagtatttgtaagtttgacattttgcaagtgtcaatttagtctacgagattaaaaaacagactatagaatATCTGCTCATACTGGATCAATTGACAGATGGATGGACAGACAGCCAGTGAGCGATAGAAAgcaaagtcttagtaataggatCCTGTTTTACGCTTTGGGTACGGGCACCCTAAAAATGGTATCACTGTGCACCTATTACACAATCCATAATGGTGAATGTGTATTCAtacaatgttaaaaatgttCCAGGAGGAGTATTCGAGCCATACGTCCCTCCAGAAGGAGATGGCAAAGCTTCCATCGTCTCCACAACTCGTGCTAAACAAGCTGTAGAACTGCTTGAGAAGAAATCTAAATCAATGATGGCAATACGTAAGATCAAGTCTTTTGAGGAAGAGTTTGATCAAAAAGAGTTTGCGTTAAGAGCTCAAGATACATACATAAAGGCACATGAAAGTCTCGCCAATAACGATAAGAGAGCTCTAAGGATACATGTTACGGAGAAAGCGTACCCGGAGTTTAGACATAATAGTTACAACAAGACTATTCGGTGGAAGTTTCTGGAGTCGTTGGAGCCCCCACGAGTGGTGCATGCTCGGTGCACCGATATTATTAGCAAGGAGAATATATTTGGACAGGTTTGTTTCATGCTAATATTGTTGTAGAAAGTTTATGCAGCaaatatttggtatttttttggtttttattgtGATAACAATGTTATTTTTGGGCTGGGAATtctaaatcaatatttataggAAACTGATGATTTCACACTTTTATCTTATACTGGCATCAAatggatattttgtgttttggcAAATAGATTACTGAGGAAGGTTATTTTAACACATTGAGTTGCTAGGATCAGAATATAAACATACATAGGTTCTAGTACATAAATATGGCTGCATCAATAACATAGCAAAAGTTGATAAGAGATATAAATCACGACAGGTTTATATCCTATAAACCTGTCTATAGttgctatattattattttatagttgcTCTACTTTCTGAAGAAACAAACATACTAGAATAAATATATAGGGTAGAAAGCTAATACACAAAGTTCTAACAACCGAAAGTCTGGaatcaaatgaaacaaaactGTATCTACGAAAAGAAATTGCGTGCTGTGCACATTTATCAGATCTACATTTTTCATACCTATGTTTTTACACACTATCTTTTGCAGGTAACAGTCCGCTTCCACACTCGCCAACAACTAGCCGTGTACGATCGCTTTGGCCGTCTTCTCCACGGCAGCGAAATTTTAGCCAAAGATGTTCTAGAGTACATAGTCTTCGAGAAGCACTTGTCTAATCTCTACGGTACCTGGCGCATACATGAGAAGATCATACCAGACTGGGCACCGCCCAAAGACCCTTCGAAACTGACCAAGGTCTTGCCTGAACCGGAGCCGGAAATTGTGAAGGTGGAAAGTCAGGAGACGGAGACGGCTAAGTTGGAGGCACCAGCGTCCCCGGCGCCAGCTATTGCCGCTAAATGAGTTGTAGCCTTGTAAATATAGTGTAGTGATTATtcattcttgttttatttttactaccaaataactaaactccattttttaaattatcgtAGTTTCTATATCTACTGGCTATGACTATTGAACTATCGAGAGTTATGTCAGACATAGAAGTTGATATATAGTAGACCATAGGATAGTTGAAGACGAGTGGATGAAGGTGATATGTCGCATTTTTAGATTTTCGCTGTTCTATGCATGGATGATGATGttatgtacatacaaacaattttaaacctTAAAACAACCACTTTTGTAGATgcttaaaaagtaaaataatcctacttatattataaatgtgaaagtttgtgagaatgtatggatgtatgtttgttattcaatcacgcaaaaacggttggaccgatttggttgaaatttggtatgtcgataggtgataccctggattaacatataggctactttttatcaacacaccacgcgggtgaagccgctggcggaagctagttttaaaataataagtttctGCAATGGATGAAGGAGCTATGTGGCATTTTTGCATGCCAAAATTAATTGTAGGGATGGCGTGAAGTGGATTAGGATTGATGAATACGGTTCGTATTTGTATAAAGAGTCCTATGACGAAATGACACCATTCCAAAaagtagatattaaaaaaaaaaggggtcAGATTAATCCAAACTTTGAGGTGCCCCGTGTCAACGGAAAATATGATACTGTGTCAGTTGAAAAAAAAGCTAATATTAAGGACCAACTAAAATTTGTTAAACCggaatatcgatattattatcaATCCATTCTTGGAGAAGAATAatcgtttttcatttattttttaatttcttaagtAACTAGTCTCCTTCAGACTTCATTTtcttaaattgattaaaatatttctttgcgGAAGacaagcgcggatccagccctcaaaaaaggttgtggtcacagctactagaaaatcggaactagaagcggctactagaaaagtaaaagtcggagcatgaacatgctcattaaaaattatgcaagtcgtttatgaacttttgaatgaaattatttccttttttctgagcatcaggactttggcattaggaatgaaaataaacttaggaggaagttggacccgataaaaaaaaatagtttcgatccaaacctatttcaatcaataacttctagtagccagtaagccaatatagggagggtttgacgcatttggtgcacttctcaactaccagtggcggcatagcatcgggcataaaattacgaaccaatctaataatgctaaaaaaacgttttttttttttttaatatatctcaactcatattatgctcactatcagttccgtctctagcttatgtaccgggtgcaatcattactaaagcacccctatgtatggaaagattgtgagtaggtagttttgttttttgcgcgagcgtagcaagccggaacatttattagatttcgtcgtagttaccaagttataaaaccaaaagcaaagacgtggtataaaaccgtataaatttgcacaaaattttggagtcttgggacacgaaatcagagaaacaagtaaaaaaaagccactgctaagtgaaaaaaccgcgagcgtagcgagcgcgagattttttgagttttggtactgttttgtacaaaaaaatgtaaaatagtgactattgtaaataataataataattttattataatagacagctgtgttgcttgTTAACCAGAAAGccctgaaagagggcgttatgggggtgctatccttttctactttcaattttaacttaaactaatctaacgttttcgacattggacacttaaaccaccgcaaagtgaaaaagccgcgagcgtagcgagcgcgaatttttttgagttttgggacacaaaagtacctcaaaaactaaagctgtaagaaaaaaaatatggtgatctcgaattagtaaacaacagtcataaaattaaatgcaacaaaaaaaagtattattttgttccctagtgttatcatcagcctatcgatttaaaaaaaccgtaaaagtgtgatgtcacaagtctaggtaataaggttgtgggcatgcccatcgtgcccacaacggtggatccgcccttggcGGAAGAAGGAGTTAtgttcagtttttattaaaaaaaaagcagtaaaaatacattttattctttaattctcccctattttaaaaatactaaacGGTTGGCGCCGCTAGACACCCTTATTGGATAAATACATTAAAGGCGTTTTGAAATATCCTAAAATGTTTCTGCGAAACTTTGAACTCAATTTTCTCGAAATTAGAATTTTGTGACATATCACCTTCATCCACTCATGTCTTCAGTTGCCCTATGTACGCCGCTGATAAACTCCCGCATGTACAAGTCCTATGTGCTTCCTTATGCTAttgcttatgtactctccctatgtactcccttacatATTATCCCTGTGTACTCTCGCCACCTACTACCTCCTGTATACATGAATTCCGTATGTATATTGAATACCGGGTGGATGTGCCTACAACCTTTCTGAGGGCTCATTCTGCCTTGCTCGCCATGCATATGAGCGTTTGTGGGCGAGCTAAAGTATAGGAACAGGTAGTTTATAGccaggaaattaaaaaaatatatatatttcaaaaaatcataatttaatcAGATATCGTTCAAATTCCATTCATTTCAATTTGCTGCTCTtcacattattttttacaattaattattattttatgtaattatttttctacaaataatattaaaattcatataaatGCTCATCTATAGTTTAAAAGTACAATTTACATCGTAAATACAATTCGTGAAGATTGTTAGTGCAGTCTTAAATCTATGGAAGGcaccaaaataatacaaatattgtatttacacattatattaatgTTCACTATTTTAAACTAAGATCTTTTGAGGCAATTTACATCGAAATATAACTaacaaattttatattttgcacTATTTAAGCGAAAGCTATCACACAATATATTATGACAGTTAATTTAAGCCAAAATTGTctttaaaaatggaattaagtccttattaaattctaaataatatatttaagtagAGTTAGTTATATCAGAATGTATCATCACCCTTTTGCCAATAGTTTTAAGGATGATAATCCAATGGCAAACAGTTTGTACgtgacataaataataattatgagatttattttatcagcttaattacgtatttatttacataacttCTTTCAATATGCACACTATCATTAGTGCTAAAGCTTTTATAAACTTATAAACATACACTACTTATTacagaatgttttttttgtaactttatcaTTTTAATACAATCTTTCTCCGTTAATAGCAGTGCAAATCTATTATTGTGCACATGATTATAcaaattaacagaaataaaagttttttcctAATGGAAACCGATGCTAATTGTCTGGCGAGCTTCCTCTAGCTGCACGACTTCGGTACGAAGTTCAGTTCCGACTTCGATCCGAAATTCCGAGATTTCAGACTTCGGTCCGGGAACGAGACATCTGAAGTCGATCTGAAGTTGCGATACTTCCGACTTCGGAGCTTAGAGTTCCGACTTCGAAGTTCAGGATTCCGACTTCGAAGTTGAGGGTTGCGACTTCGAAGTGCTTGATCAGGCACGTGAGTGTGTCGCGTGGTGTTCAGACGACGGTGGGTGCTTGTCGGTGTGAGGGCttgggcggcagcggcggcggggTGCGGGCGGCGGGCGGAGGGGATGATGGCGGCGAGTCGGTCTTATTCTGTAGCCTTTGTCGTTGCGTTTCGCGGAGATTCTCTAGGAAATCTGTGGAAGAATTGTAAGAAAGTTAGCATATTGTTTGCATTTGTAATTAGTAAGGGTGTGCTATACAG
The window above is part of the Helicoverpa zea isolate HzStark_Cry1AcR chromosome 21, ilHelZeax1.1, whole genome shotgun sequence genome. Proteins encoded here:
- the LOC124640579 gene encoding probable 39S ribosomal protein L45, mitochondrial, whose translation is MANSLITKMGALRMGPAIFTQPCRTTTSKHFNPKFKKMRAEKYLKVDLPDPNEDIGNLSPQKIRQKMKERGLLPPRPWMERPFYISATGGVFEPYVPPEGDGKASIVSTTRAKQAVELLEKKSKSMMAIRKIKSFEEEFDQKEFALRAQDTYIKAHESLANNDKRALRIHVTEKAYPEFRHNSYNKTIRWKFLESLEPPRVVHARCTDIISKENIFGQVTVRFHTRQQLAVYDRFGRLLHGSEILAKDVLEYIVFEKHLSNLYGTWRIHEKIIPDWAPPKDPSKLTKVLPEPEPEIVKVESQETETAKLEAPASPAPAIAAK